From the Daucus carota subsp. sativus chromosome 8, DH1 v3.0, whole genome shotgun sequence genome, one window contains:
- the LOC108198861 gene encoding 4-coumarate--CoA ligase-like 1 yields MASNHEEHIFRSRYAAVPIPDNMTLPEFVLHDVELYAEKVAFVDAFSGKEYTYGEVSRDVKRFAKALRSLGLRRGHVVMVVLPNIVEYPIVALGIMAAGGVVSGANPASHVSEIKKQAESADAKSIVTDATTYEKVKSLGLPNVIVGEKRVEGSIYWNELLDAAERASDSIMNEKVQQSDICALPFSSGTTGLSKGVMLSHRNLVANLCSTLFSVGPELVGNVTTLGLIPFFHIYGLTGICCAALRNKGKVVVMNRYELRTFLNALIKYEVTFAPIVPPIILGLVKNPIVDEFDLSKLKLRSIMTAAAPLAPEILAEFEKKFPDVVVQEAYGMTEHSCITLTHGDPNKGHGIAKKHSVGFILPNLEVKFIDPDTNHSLPQNTPGEVCVRSQCVMEGYYKNEYETAHAIDKDGWLHTGDIGYIDDDGDVFIVDRIKELIKFKGFQVAPAELEGILLTHPSVEDAAVVGLPDEEAGEIPGACVVMNKEAKDSEEEVMSFVASNVAHYKKIRVLQFVDSIPKSSSGKIMRRVIKDKMIQTIKTSCPTTTRKGAF; encoded by the exons ATGGCATCGAATCATGAAGAACATATTTTTCGAAGCCGATATGCAGCGGTTCCGATTCCTGATAACATGACCCTGCCAGAGTTTGTGCTACATGATGTTGAATTGTATGCCGAAAAGGTGGCGTTTGTGGATGCTTTTTCGGGGAAAGAATATACGTATGGTGAAGTTAGTAGAGATGTTAAGAGGTTTGCCAAGGCATTGAGGTCACTTGGCCTTAGGAGGGGACATGTTGTGATGGTTGTACTTCCTAACATCGTCGAGTATCCAATTGTTGCTCTGGGAATTATGGCTGCTGGTGGCGTTGTTTCGGGCGCCAATCCAGCTTCACATGTGTCTGAAATCAAGAAACAAGCTGAGTCTGCAGATGCCAAGTCCATTGTCACCGATGCCACAACATATGAAAAG GTGAAAAGTCTGGGACTACCAAATGTTATAGTAGGGGAAAAACGCGTAGAAGGTTCCATATATTGGAATGAATTGCTTGATGCAGCAGAGCGAGCAAGCGATAGCATTATGAATGAAAAAGTGCAACAATCTGATATATGTGCCCTGCCATTCTCATCAGGCACCACAGGGCTCTCCAAAGGTGTCATGTTGAGCCACCGCAACTTAGTTGCCAATTTGTGCTCCACACTCTTCAGTGTAGGTCCGGAACTAGTGGGAAATGTCACCACATTAGGCCTTATACCGTTTTTTCATATATATGGCCTTACTGGAATTTGTTGTGCTGCACTAAGAAACAAAGGGAAAGTTGTGGTGATGAACAGGTACGAGCTACGGACATTTCTGAATGCACTGATCAAATATGAAGTCACTTTCGCGCCAATTGTGCCACCTATCATCCTGGGATTGGTTAAAAACCCCATTGTGGATGAATTTGATCTTAGTAAGCTGAAGCTCAGGTCTATCATGACAGCTGCTGCACCTCTAGCTCCAGAAATCCTTGCTGAGTTTGAGAAAAAATTCCCAGATGTCGTAGTCCAAGAG GCATATGGAATGACAGAACATAGCTGCATTACACTCACACACGGAGATCCTAATAAAGGCCATGGCATCGCAAAGAAGCACTCGGTTGGTTTTATACTTCCTAATTTGGAAGTAAAGTTCATCGATCCTGATACGAATCATTCCCTCCCTCAAAACACACCCGGGGAGGTCTGTGTAAGAAGCCAATGCGTGATGGAAG GGTACTACAAGAATGAGTATGAAACTGCACACGCCATTGATAAAGACGGGTGGCTACACACCGGTGATATTGGCTACATTGATGATGACGGGGATGTGTTCATCGTAGATCGCATTAAAGAGCTCATCAAATTCAAAGGATTTCAA GTTGCTCCAGCGGAACTAGAAGGCATCCTTCTAACACATCCCTCAGTAGAAGATGCTGCAGTTGTGGG GTTACCAGACGAGGAAGCAGGGGAAATACCAGGAGCCTGCGTGGTGATGAACAAAGAAGCAAAAGACAGTGAGGAGGAAGTGATGAGTTTCGTGGCCTCAAATGTGGCGCACTACAAGAAAATCAGAGTGCTGCAATTCGTGGATTCGATTCCCAAATCGTCGTCGGGGAAGATCATGAGAAGGGTGATCAAAGATAAGATGATCCAAACGATCAAGACCAGTTGCCCTACAACAACTCGCAAGGGGGCTTTCTAG
- the LOC108199753 gene encoding uncharacterized protein LOC108199753, which produces MTTSKRLSDRKVQRFQKNITKRGAVPETVSKKGGNYPVGPILLGFFVFVVVGSSLFQIIRTATSRGMA; this is translated from the exons ATG ACGACCTCAAAGCGACTTTCTGATAGGAAGGTGCAACGATTTCAGAAAAACATTACCAAGCGAGGTGCAGTGCCTGAGACAGTTTCAAAGAAAGGCGGAAACTATCCTGTTGGCCCCATTTTGCTCGGGTTTTTCGTGTTTGTGGTTGTTGGATCAT CCCTGTTTCAGATAATCAGGACAGCTACAAGCAGGGGTATGGCTTAA
- the LOC108197242 gene encoding ranBP2-type zinc finger protein At1g67325 isoform X2 produces the protein MSHVDNRNSSAAKRARTDGGRREDDWTCPTCGNVNFSFRTTCNMRNCTQPRPADHNSFAPRPMQTLQGYSSSAPYGSAGAPSSMYIRVPPYGSSLFNQTGMPPYDAPFPGSSNYHYNYENRMSGGSPFRQLHLSGPTPYSSGAMVGNGGMYSVPPMMNRYGMGLPAGHTAMGPRPGFFSEDRLPDKNQEGTRGNDWTCPKCGNVNFSFRTVCNMRKCNTEKPGSQAVKSGKNSKPEMPEGSWKCEKCNNINYPFRTKCNRQNCGADKPSDSKKSPSEPVDDNDQ, from the exons ATGTCccat GTTGATAACAGAAACTCTTCTGCAGCTAAGCGAGCTCGAACTGATG GGGGACGAAGGGAAGATGACTGGACTTGTCCTACCTGTGGCAATGTTAATTTCTCATTTAGAACTACTTGCAATATGCGCAACTGTACCCAGCCTAGACCAGCTGATCATAACTCA TTTGCTCCAAGGCCAATGCAAACTTTGCAGGGTTATTCATCCTCAGCTCCCTATGGAAGTGCAGGGGCGCCTTCTTCAATGTATATCCGCGTTCCACCTTATGGTTCTTCTCTATTCAATCAGACAGGTATGCCTCCATATGATGCTCCCTTTCCGGGGAGCTCTAATTATCACTACAACTACGAGAACCGCATGTCTGGAGGCAGCCCATTTCGTCAGCTTCATTTATCTGGTCCAACACCCTATTCCAGTGGAGCTATGGTGGGAAATG GTGGAATGTACAGTGTGCCTCCCATGATGAACCGATATGGCATGGGTTTGCCTGCAGGTCACACTGCTATG GGGCCAAGACCTGGATTTTTTTCAGAAGATAGACTTCCAGATAAAAATCAAg AGGGCACACGTGGCAATGATTGGACATGTCCTAAGTGTGGAAATGTCAACTTCTCATTCAGAACAGTTTGTAACATGAGGAAATGCAACACCGAAAAGCCCGGATCTCAG GCTGTCAAATCAGGGAAGAATTCTA AACCTGAGATGCCCGAGGGGAGCTGGAAGTGTGAGAAATGCAACAATATCAATTATCCTTTTAGGACAAAGTGCAATAGACAGAATTGTGGGGCTGATAAGCCGTCAGACTCCAAGAAGTCCCCTTCAGAACCTGTAGATGATAATGATCAG TGA
- the LOC108197242 gene encoding ranBP2-type zinc finger protein At1g67325 isoform X1, with translation MSHVDNRNSSAAKRARTDGGRREDDWTCPTCGNVNFSFRTTCNMRNCTQPRPADHNSKFAPRPMQTLQGYSSSAPYGSAGAPSSMYIRVPPYGSSLFNQTGMPPYDAPFPGSSNYHYNYENRMSGGSPFRQLHLSGPTPYSSGAMVGNGGMYSVPPMMNRYGMGLPAGHTAMGPRPGFFSEDRLPDKNQEGTRGNDWTCPKCGNVNFSFRTVCNMRKCNTEKPGSQAVKSGKNSKPEMPEGSWKCEKCNNINYPFRTKCNRQNCGADKPSDSKKSPSEPVDDNDQ, from the exons ATGTCccat GTTGATAACAGAAACTCTTCTGCAGCTAAGCGAGCTCGAACTGATG GGGGACGAAGGGAAGATGACTGGACTTGTCCTACCTGTGGCAATGTTAATTTCTCATTTAGAACTACTTGCAATATGCGCAACTGTACCCAGCCTAGACCAGCTGATCATAACTCA AAGTTTGCTCCAAGGCCAATGCAAACTTTGCAGGGTTATTCATCCTCAGCTCCCTATGGAAGTGCAGGGGCGCCTTCTTCAATGTATATCCGCGTTCCACCTTATGGTTCTTCTCTATTCAATCAGACAGGTATGCCTCCATATGATGCTCCCTTTCCGGGGAGCTCTAATTATCACTACAACTACGAGAACCGCATGTCTGGAGGCAGCCCATTTCGTCAGCTTCATTTATCTGGTCCAACACCCTATTCCAGTGGAGCTATGGTGGGAAATG GTGGAATGTACAGTGTGCCTCCCATGATGAACCGATATGGCATGGGTTTGCCTGCAGGTCACACTGCTATG GGGCCAAGACCTGGATTTTTTTCAGAAGATAGACTTCCAGATAAAAATCAAg AGGGCACACGTGGCAATGATTGGACATGTCCTAAGTGTGGAAATGTCAACTTCTCATTCAGAACAGTTTGTAACATGAGGAAATGCAACACCGAAAAGCCCGGATCTCAG GCTGTCAAATCAGGGAAGAATTCTA AACCTGAGATGCCCGAGGGGAGCTGGAAGTGTGAGAAATGCAACAATATCAATTATCCTTTTAGGACAAAGTGCAATAGACAGAATTGTGGGGCTGATAAGCCGTCAGACTCCAAGAAGTCCCCTTCAGAACCTGTAGATGATAATGATCAG TGA
- the LOC108199752 gene encoding F-box only protein 6 isoform X2: protein MFDPDKPPTKRNRMDRDRVEPTAMTDPVDDMMEDQIWKELPEDLFEAVIARLPVASFFRFRSVCRKWDSLPTSHSFSWQCAQVPQAQPWFCTVTRGNVDTAAMYDPALQKWYHPTIPALPTNINVLPLASAGGLVCFLDIGHRSFYVCNPLTKFFKELPPRSIRFWSHVAVGMAVNEKFISSGYKIIWVGCDGEYEVYDSRTNSWTRPGSMPSSIKLPLSLNFNSQAICIDGLIYFMCSDPDGILSYNMKTGIWKQFKVPAPKHLSDHTLAACGGKILLVGLLTKNAATCVCIWELQKMTLLWKEVDRMPNVWCLEFYGKHIRMTCLGNNGLFMLSLKSKHMNRIVMYDVTKRQWVKVPRCVLPHGSKEQWVSCGTAFHPCLTNPV from the coding sequence ATGTTTGATCCTGACAAGCCTCCTACAAAGAGAAACCGGATGGATAGAGATAGGGTAGAACCGACTGCAATGACTGATCCTGTTGATGACATGATGGAAGACCAGATTTGGAAAGAACTTCCGGAAGATCTTTTTGAAGCAGTCATTGCAAGACTTCCTGTAGCGTCTTTTTTCCGCTTTCGATCAGTGTGTCGTAAGTGGGATTCATTGCCTACTTCTCATAGTTTCTCCTGGCAGTGTGCTCAAGTACCACAGGCTCAACCTTGGTTTTGCACTGTTACTCGTGGGAATGTAGATACTGCAGCTATGTATGACCCTGCCTTACAGAAATGGTACCATCCAACAATACCTGCTCTACCCACTAATATAAATGTATTGCCATTAGCTTCAGCTGGGGGTCTTGTATGTTTCCTTGATATCGGACATCGAAGTTTCTACGTCTGCAACCCACTTACAAAATTTTTCAAAGAATTGCCGCCTAGGTCGATCAGATTTTGGTCACATGTGGCTGTGGGGATGGCAGTGAATGAGAAATTTATTAGCAGCGGCTATAAAATCATTTGGGTTGGTTGTGATGGGGAATATGAAGTTTATGACTCCAGGACAAACTCTTGGACACGACCTGGAAGCATGCCATCCAGTATCAAGCTGCCATTATCACTAAACTTCAACTCGCAGGCAATTTGCATAGATGGTTTGATTTACTTCATGTGTTCAGATCCTGATGGGATTTTGAGCTATAATATGAAGACAGGAATTTGGAAGCAGTTTAAAGTCCCAGCCCCAAAACATCTGAGTGATCATACACTTGCAGCATGTGGGGGAAAAATATTACTTGTGGGGTTACTGACTAAGAATGCTGCCACTTGTGTATGCATATGGGAGTTACAGAAGATGACACTTCTATGGAAGGAGGTTGACAGAATGCCAAATGTATGGTGCTTGGAGTTTTACGGAAAGCACATTAGGATGACTTGCTTGGGCAACAATGGCTTGTTTATGTTGTCACTTAAGTCTAAACATATGAATCGTATAGTTATGTATGATGTGACAAAGAGGCAATGGGTGAAGGTTCCTCGCTGCGTGCTGCCTCATGGATCAAAGGAGCAGTGGGTTTCATGTGGCACAGCATTTCACCCTTGCTTGACAAATCCAGTAtga
- the LOC108199811 gene encoding squamosa promoter-binding-like protein 2 isoform X1, with protein MDGKSRTQECGSRFIEVLLVEVISSHICFVILIYLVQFHDLKQTRIYIHNFSATMEWNAKWDWENLDTFCSKYNGVPNKLETTEWGVQEGDIDVGSFHLSGAIGDSASDVCHASSAKSSVSASTDCSSKGRVKTSKLSFGPLGEYSADFSKKQESERAELVRTSPSLDTSVGSAELSIGLKLGKRTYFENCSTGNNSSSSNIPVASASTAKKLRPPCQNAPAPRCQVENCNLDLSSAKEYHRKHRVCESHSKCSKVVVGGLERRFCQQCSRFHSLLEFDEKKRSCRKRLSDHNARRRKPQHETIHFKTTSMSSVFEGRQQMSFAPMSQSRPAEDSNWEYKNTYKCALATEHLLKPEISSVVNMQSHLPWSRLPHAISMPTQDSGRLLQFKGSSEGCRQGIPESVFSSNLDAATDLHCALSLLSTNSLGSCDQGSANHNYSVNATYKNISPQMMHAIPQNLPSASSECWQSEDTHILASNITCGSNYQENQFFSAPYGNGFYSS; from the exons ATGGATGGAAAAAGTAGGACTCAAGAGTGTGGTAGCAGATTTATCGAGGTTTTGTTGGTTGAGGTTATATCTTCACATATTTGTTTCGTAATCCTAATTTATTTAGTACAGTTTCATG ATCTGAAACAAACAAGgatatatattcataatttttctgCGACGATGGAGTGGAATGCAAAGTGGGACTGGGAAAACCTCGACACTTTCTGTTCGAAATACAATGGAGTTCCAAATAAGTTAGAAACGACTGAATGGGGAGTTCAAGAAGGAGATATCGATGTTGGGTCTTTTCATTTGTCTGGTGCCATTGGTGATTCTGCTTCTGATGTCTGTCATGCTTCATCAGCAAAGAGCTCTGTTTCAGCTTCAACTGATTGTTCATCAAAGGGAAGAGTCAAAACATCTAAGTTGAGTTTTGGTCCATTAGGAGAATATTCAGCAGATTTTAGCAAGAAGCAAGAGTCGGAAAGAGCTGAGCTAGTGAGAACTTCACCTTCACTGGACACTTCGGTAGGATCTGCAGAGTTGTCAATTGGCCTCAAACTTGGTAAAAGGACATATTTTGAGAACTGTTCTACTGGAAATAACTCGTCTTCCTCAAATATACCTGTAGCATCGGCTTCAACTGCAAAGAAACTCAGACCACCTTGTCAAAATGCACCTGCACCACGATGCCAGGTTGAAAACTGCAACCTGGATCTTTCATCAGCTAAAGAGTATCACCGGAAACATAGAGTTTGTGAAAGTCATTCCAAATGTTCAAAGGTTGTTGTGGGAGGTCTAGAACGTCGGTTTTGCCAACAGTGTAGCAG GTTCCACAGTTTGTtagaatttgatgaaaaaaagcGAAGCTGTCGCAAGCGACTTTCTGATCACAATGCTCGCCGCCGCAAGCCGCAACACGAGACTATCCACTTCAAAACTACTAGCATGTCATCAGTTTTTG AAGGGAGGCAACAGATGAGTTTTGCTCCTATGTCTCAGAGTCGACCTGCTGAAGATTCTAATTGGGAATACAAGAACACCTACAAATGTGCACTAGCCACGGAGCATTTGCTTAAGCCTGAAATATCTAGTGTTGTCAATATGCAAAGTCACCTACCATGGTCCAGGCTTCCGCATGCCATAAGCATGCCAACTCAGGATTCAGGTAGGCTTTTGCAATTCAAGGGAAGTTCAGAAGGATGCCGACAAG GCATCCCAGAGTCAGTGTTCTCATCCAACTTGGACGCAGCGACAGATCTTCATTGTGCTCTCTCTCTTCTGTCAACTAATTCCTTGGGTTCGTGTGACCAAGGGTCTGCTAATCATAACTACTCTGTGAATGCAACTTATAAGAATATTTCCCCTCAAATGATGCATGCAATACCCCAAAACTTGCCCTCTGCTTCATCGGAGTGCTGGCAGAGTGAGGATACACACATATTGGCTTCAAACATTACATGTGGAAGCAACTATCAAGAAAATCAGTTTTTCTCAGCACCGTATGGCAATGGTTTCTATTCCAGCTAG
- the LOC108199811 gene encoding squamosa promoter-binding-like protein 3 isoform X3 has product MDGKSRTQECGSRFIEVLLVEVISSHICFVILIYLVQFHDLKQTRIYIHNFSATMEWNAKWDWENLDTFCSKYNGVPNKLETTEWGVQEGDIDVGSFHLSGAIGDSASDVCHASSAKSSVSASTDCSSKGRVKTSKLSFGPLGEYSADFSKKQESERAELVRTSPSLDTSVGSAELSIGLKLGKRTYFENCSTGNNSSSSNIPVASASTAKKLRPPCQNAPAPRCQVENCNLDLSSAKEYHRKHRVCESHSKCSKVVVGGLERRFCQQCSRFHSLLEFDEKKRSCRKRLSDHNARRRKPQHETIHFKTTSMSSVFEGRQQMSFAPMSQSRPAEDSNWEYKNTYKCALATEHLLKPEISSVVNMQSHLPWSRLPHAISMPTQDSGRLLQFKGSSEGCRQVALLVL; this is encoded by the exons ATGGATGGAAAAAGTAGGACTCAAGAGTGTGGTAGCAGATTTATCGAGGTTTTGTTGGTTGAGGTTATATCTTCACATATTTGTTTCGTAATCCTAATTTATTTAGTACAGTTTCATG ATCTGAAACAAACAAGgatatatattcataatttttctgCGACGATGGAGTGGAATGCAAAGTGGGACTGGGAAAACCTCGACACTTTCTGTTCGAAATACAATGGAGTTCCAAATAAGTTAGAAACGACTGAATGGGGAGTTCAAGAAGGAGATATCGATGTTGGGTCTTTTCATTTGTCTGGTGCCATTGGTGATTCTGCTTCTGATGTCTGTCATGCTTCATCAGCAAAGAGCTCTGTTTCAGCTTCAACTGATTGTTCATCAAAGGGAAGAGTCAAAACATCTAAGTTGAGTTTTGGTCCATTAGGAGAATATTCAGCAGATTTTAGCAAGAAGCAAGAGTCGGAAAGAGCTGAGCTAGTGAGAACTTCACCTTCACTGGACACTTCGGTAGGATCTGCAGAGTTGTCAATTGGCCTCAAACTTGGTAAAAGGACATATTTTGAGAACTGTTCTACTGGAAATAACTCGTCTTCCTCAAATATACCTGTAGCATCGGCTTCAACTGCAAAGAAACTCAGACCACCTTGTCAAAATGCACCTGCACCACGATGCCAGGTTGAAAACTGCAACCTGGATCTTTCATCAGCTAAAGAGTATCACCGGAAACATAGAGTTTGTGAAAGTCATTCCAAATGTTCAAAGGTTGTTGTGGGAGGTCTAGAACGTCGGTTTTGCCAACAGTGTAGCAG GTTCCACAGTTTGTtagaatttgatgaaaaaaagcGAAGCTGTCGCAAGCGACTTTCTGATCACAATGCTCGCCGCCGCAAGCCGCAACACGAGACTATCCACTTCAAAACTACTAGCATGTCATCAGTTTTTG AAGGGAGGCAACAGATGAGTTTTGCTCCTATGTCTCAGAGTCGACCTGCTGAAGATTCTAATTGGGAATACAAGAACACCTACAAATGTGCACTAGCCACGGAGCATTTGCTTAAGCCTGAAATATCTAGTGTTGTCAATATGCAAAGTCACCTACCATGGTCCAGGCTTCCGCATGCCATAAGCATGCCAACTCAGGATTCAGGTAGGCTTTTGCAATTCAAGGGAAGTTCAGAAGGATGCCGACAAG TAGCTTTACTTGTACTATGA
- the LOC108199752 gene encoding F-box only protein 6 isoform X1 — MLKQIIAQFDDFIQLASAADHHHSTTTTSFSSSPFLLNITTFPHNPSPLLHFPRSRWCSLNLDDSSHEDDCCSFSLRNEKLESSGNFEMFDPDKPPTKRNRMDRDRVEPTAMTDPVDDMMEDQIWKELPEDLFEAVIARLPVASFFRFRSVCRKWDSLPTSHSFSWQCAQVPQAQPWFCTVTRGNVDTAAMYDPALQKWYHPTIPALPTNINVLPLASAGGLVCFLDIGHRSFYVCNPLTKFFKELPPRSIRFWSHVAVGMAVNEKFISSGYKIIWVGCDGEYEVYDSRTNSWTRPGSMPSSIKLPLSLNFNSQAICIDGLIYFMCSDPDGILSYNMKTGIWKQFKVPAPKHLSDHTLAACGGKILLVGLLTKNAATCVCIWELQKMTLLWKEVDRMPNVWCLEFYGKHIRMTCLGNNGLFMLSLKSKHMNRIVMYDVTKRQWVKVPRCVLPHGSKEQWVSCGTAFHPCLTNPV; from the exons ATGTTGAAGCAGATCATTGCTCAGTTTGACGACTTTATTCAACTCGCATCCGCCGCCGACCACCACCattccaccaccaccacctcctttTCTTCTTCGCCTTTTCTTCTCAATATTACGACTTTTCCCCACAATCCTTCTCCTCTCCTTCACTTTCCCCGCtccag ATGGTGTTCTCTGAATCTTGATGATAGCTCGCATGAAGACGATTGCTGCAGTTTTTCATTAAGAAATGAGAAGCTTGAAAGTTCTGGAAATTTTGAGATGTTTGATCCTGACAAGCCTCCTACAAAGAGAAACCGGATGGATAGAGATAGGGTAGAACCGACTGCAATGACTGATCCTGTTGATGACATGATGGAAGACCAGATTTGGAAAGAACTTCCGGAAGATCTTTTTGAAGCAGTCATTGCAAGACTTCCTGTAGCGTCTTTTTTCCGCTTTCGATCAGTGTGTCGTAAGTGGGATTCATTGCCTACTTCTCATAGTTTCTCCTGGCAGTGTGCTCAAGTACCACAGGCTCAACCTTGGTTTTGCACTGTTACTCGTGGGAATGTAGATACTGCAGCTATGTATGACCCTGCCTTACAGAAATGGTACCATCCAACAATACCTGCTCTACCCACTAATATAAATGTATTGCCATTAGCTTCAGCTGGGGGTCTTGTATGTTTCCTTGATATCGGACATCGAAGTTTCTACGTCTGCAACCCACTTACAAAATTTTTCAAAGAATTGCCGCCTAGGTCGATCAGATTTTGGTCACATGTGGCTGTGGGGATGGCAGTGAATGAGAAATTTATTAGCAGCGGCTATAAAATCATTTGGGTTGGTTGTGATGGGGAATATGAAGTTTATGACTCCAGGACAAACTCTTGGACACGACCTGGAAGCATGCCATCCAGTATCAAGCTGCCATTATCACTAAACTTCAACTCGCAGGCAATTTGCATAGATGGTTTGATTTACTTCATGTGTTCAGATCCTGATGGGATTTTGAGCTATAATATGAAGACAGGAATTTGGAAGCAGTTTAAAGTCCCAGCCCCAAAACATCTGAGTGATCATACACTTGCAGCATGTGGGGGAAAAATATTACTTGTGGGGTTACTGACTAAGAATGCTGCCACTTGTGTATGCATATGGGAGTTACAGAAGATGACACTTCTATGGAAGGAGGTTGACAGAATGCCAAATGTATGGTGCTTGGAGTTTTACGGAAAGCACATTAGGATGACTTGCTTGGGCAACAATGGCTTGTTTATGTTGTCACTTAAGTCTAAACATATGAATCGTATAGTTATGTATGATGTGACAAAGAGGCAATGGGTGAAGGTTCCTCGCTGCGTGCTGCCTCATGGATCAAAGGAGCAGTGGGTTTCATGTGGCACAGCATTTCACCCTTGCTTGACAAATCCAGTAtga
- the LOC108199811 gene encoding squamosa promoter-binding-like protein 3 isoform X2 — MEWNAKWDWENLDTFCSKYNGVPNKLETTEWGVQEGDIDVGSFHLSGAIGDSASDVCHASSAKSSVSASTDCSSKGRVKTSKLSFGPLGEYSADFSKKQESERAELVRTSPSLDTSVGSAELSIGLKLGKRTYFENCSTGNNSSSSNIPVASASTAKKLRPPCQNAPAPRCQVENCNLDLSSAKEYHRKHRVCESHSKCSKVVVGGLERRFCQQCSRFHSLLEFDEKKRSCRKRLSDHNARRRKPQHETIHFKTTSMSSVFEGRQQMSFAPMSQSRPAEDSNWEYKNTYKCALATEHLLKPEISSVVNMQSHLPWSRLPHAISMPTQDSGRLLQFKGSSEGCRQGIPESVFSSNLDAATDLHCALSLLSTNSLGSCDQGSANHNYSVNATYKNISPQMMHAIPQNLPSASSECWQSEDTHILASNITCGSNYQENQFFSAPYGNGFYSS; from the exons ATGGAGTGGAATGCAAAGTGGGACTGGGAAAACCTCGACACTTTCTGTTCGAAATACAATGGAGTTCCAAATAAGTTAGAAACGACTGAATGGGGAGTTCAAGAAGGAGATATCGATGTTGGGTCTTTTCATTTGTCTGGTGCCATTGGTGATTCTGCTTCTGATGTCTGTCATGCTTCATCAGCAAAGAGCTCTGTTTCAGCTTCAACTGATTGTTCATCAAAGGGAAGAGTCAAAACATCTAAGTTGAGTTTTGGTCCATTAGGAGAATATTCAGCAGATTTTAGCAAGAAGCAAGAGTCGGAAAGAGCTGAGCTAGTGAGAACTTCACCTTCACTGGACACTTCGGTAGGATCTGCAGAGTTGTCAATTGGCCTCAAACTTGGTAAAAGGACATATTTTGAGAACTGTTCTACTGGAAATAACTCGTCTTCCTCAAATATACCTGTAGCATCGGCTTCAACTGCAAAGAAACTCAGACCACCTTGTCAAAATGCACCTGCACCACGATGCCAGGTTGAAAACTGCAACCTGGATCTTTCATCAGCTAAAGAGTATCACCGGAAACATAGAGTTTGTGAAAGTCATTCCAAATGTTCAAAGGTTGTTGTGGGAGGTCTAGAACGTCGGTTTTGCCAACAGTGTAGCAG GTTCCACAGTTTGTtagaatttgatgaaaaaaagcGAAGCTGTCGCAAGCGACTTTCTGATCACAATGCTCGCCGCCGCAAGCCGCAACACGAGACTATCCACTTCAAAACTACTAGCATGTCATCAGTTTTTG AAGGGAGGCAACAGATGAGTTTTGCTCCTATGTCTCAGAGTCGACCTGCTGAAGATTCTAATTGGGAATACAAGAACACCTACAAATGTGCACTAGCCACGGAGCATTTGCTTAAGCCTGAAATATCTAGTGTTGTCAATATGCAAAGTCACCTACCATGGTCCAGGCTTCCGCATGCCATAAGCATGCCAACTCAGGATTCAGGTAGGCTTTTGCAATTCAAGGGAAGTTCAGAAGGATGCCGACAAG GCATCCCAGAGTCAGTGTTCTCATCCAACTTGGACGCAGCGACAGATCTTCATTGTGCTCTCTCTCTTCTGTCAACTAATTCCTTGGGTTCGTGTGACCAAGGGTCTGCTAATCATAACTACTCTGTGAATGCAACTTATAAGAATATTTCCCCTCAAATGATGCATGCAATACCCCAAAACTTGCCCTCTGCTTCATCGGAGTGCTGGCAGAGTGAGGATACACACATATTGGCTTCAAACATTACATGTGGAAGCAACTATCAAGAAAATCAGTTTTTCTCAGCACCGTATGGCAATGGTTTCTATTCCAGCTAG